A window of the Thermodesulfobacteriota bacterium genome harbors these coding sequences:
- the prfA gene encoding peptide chain release factor 1 yields MFEKLKELEIKFEELEKELADPAIFSDVEKYRRIAKEHNELEKTVSLFREWKRVAEEEEKLLDMIDEEKDEELRLLAKEELKVLARRKEELGKMIRDELLKKDEKEVKSMFLEIRAGTGGEEAALFAGELLSAYLKYAEKKKWKTEIVSLSLSDLGGVKEAIIVIDSKEAYNLLRYESGVHRVQRVPVTEAQGRIHTSTVTVAVLPEPEETEIVINPEDLRIDVFRASGPGGQHVNKTESAVRITHIPTGIVVTCQDEKSQHKNKAKALRVLRARLKEMVEREKAKELSEERRRQVGTGERSEKIRTYNFPQGRVTDHRIGLTIYKIQDIMDGDLDEIIIPVTEHFKAEALRTKGWH; encoded by the coding sequence ATGTTTGAGAAGCTTAAAGAGTTAGAGATTAAATTTGAAGAACTGGAAAAGGAACTGGCGGACCCCGCTATTTTTTCTGACGTTGAAAAGTACAGGAGAATAGCGAAAGAGCACAATGAGCTCGAAAAGACGGTGAGCCTTTTTAGGGAGTGGAAGCGTGTAGCAGAGGAGGAAGAGAAACTCCTAGATATGATTGACGAGGAAAAGGACGAAGAACTTAGGCTTTTAGCAAAGGAAGAACTTAAGGTTTTAGCTAGAAGGAAAGAAGAGCTTGGAAAGATGATACGGGATGAGCTTTTAAAGAAGGATGAGAAGGAAGTAAAAAGCATGTTTCTCGAGATTAGGGCTGGCACCGGGGGCGAGGAAGCTGCACTCTTTGCGGGCGAGCTTCTTTCTGCGTACTTGAAGTACGCGGAGAAAAAGAAATGGAAGACAGAGATAGTGAGTTTGTCTCTTTCAGATCTGGGAGGAGTAAAAGAAGCCATAATTGTCATCGATTCTAAAGAGGCATACAATCTTTTACGCTACGAAAGCGGGGTACATAGAGTGCAGAGGGTCCCTGTGACTGAGGCTCAAGGAAGGATCCACACGTCTACAGTCACGGTTGCGGTTTTGCCTGAACCCGAAGAGACCGAGATAGTGATAAACCCTGAGGATTTACGGATAGACGTCTTCAGGGCAAGTGGGCCGGGTGGCCAACACGTAAACAAGACGGAATCTGCTGTTCGCATAACGCACATCCCGACAGGCATTGTCGTTACTTGTCAGGATGAAAAATCTCAGCATAAAAACAAGGCGAAGGCTCTGCGGGTTCTAAGGGCCAGGTTGAAAGAGATGGTAGAAAGGGAAAAAGCAAAGGAGCTCAGTGAGGAGAGGAGAAGACAGGTAGGTACTGGCGAGCGAAGCGAAAAGATAAGGACGTACAATTTTCCTCAGGGCAGGGTCACTGACCATAGGATCGGTCTTACGATTTATAAGATACAGGATATAATGGATGGTGACCTTGACGAGATAATAATACCTGTCACAGAGCATTTCAAAGCAGAGGCCCTAAGAACCAAAGGATGGCATTGA
- the rpmE gene encoding 50S ribosomal protein L31: MKKDIHPVLKKAIVRCACGNTFETLSVKERINVDICAKCHPIFTGREKIVDTTGQVERFEKRYRKK; encoded by the coding sequence ATGAAAAAGGACATTCATCCAGTTCTGAAAAAGGCTATTGTGAGATGCGCATGTGGGAACACATTTGAGACGCTCTCGGTGAAAGAGAGGATAAACGTGGACATATGCGCAAAGTGCCATCCCATTTTTACTGGAAGAGAAAAGATCGTGGATACAACAGGACAGGTGGAAAGGTTTGAGAAACGGTATAGGAAGAAATGA
- the rho gene encoding transcription termination factor Rho, whose protein sequence is MHLNELKKKKIEELMQIAKDLGIENASGMKKQELIFAILQAYVERNETIYGEGVLEVLPEGFGFLRSPESNYLPGPDDIYVSPSQIKRFNLRTGDTTAGQIRPPKDNEKYFALLKVESINFDDPQVAKEKIIFDNLTPIFPNERIKLETTPDNLSARIMDLFTPIGKGQRGLIVAPPRTGKTVLLQNIANSIIRNHKEIYLIVLLIDERPEEVTEMMRTVDAEVISSTFDEPATRHVQVAEIVIEKAKRLVEHKRDVVILLDSLTRLARAYNTVVPSSGKILSGGIDAAAMQKPKRFFGAARKIEEAGSLTIIATALIDTGSRMDEVIFEEFKGTGNCEIYLDRRLAEKRIFPAIDINKSGTRREELLLDPDDLSRIWLLRKVLQPMNPVEAMEFLIEKLSDTESNREFLDSMSRGGQR, encoded by the coding sequence ATGCATCTTAACGAGTTGAAGAAAAAGAAGATTGAAGAGTTGATGCAGATCGCGAAGGATCTTGGAATAGAGAACGCTTCGGGAATGAAAAAACAGGAGCTCATCTTCGCGATACTTCAGGCCTACGTAGAAAGGAACGAAACGATTTACGGAGAAGGCGTGTTGGAGGTTCTGCCGGAAGGGTTCGGCTTCCTTCGATCACCTGAGTCAAACTATCTTCCGGGTCCTGACGACATATATGTTTCTCCGTCCCAGATAAAGCGCTTCAATCTGAGAACGGGGGACACAACAGCGGGCCAGATAAGACCACCGAAGGACAACGAAAAGTATTTCGCCCTTCTTAAGGTCGAATCTATAAACTTCGATGACCCTCAGGTGGCGAAGGAAAAGATAATATTCGACAACCTGACACCTATCTTTCCCAACGAAAGGATAAAGCTGGAGACCACCCCAGACAATCTTTCGGCTCGGATTATGGATCTTTTCACTCCGATCGGTAAAGGGCAAAGGGGGCTTATCGTTGCCCCACCAAGAACGGGAAAGACTGTACTCCTTCAGAACATAGCGAATAGCATAATAAGGAACCACAAAGAGATTTACCTTATTGTTCTCCTCATCGATGAGAGACCGGAAGAGGTCACCGAGATGATGAGAACCGTTGACGCCGAGGTAATTAGTTCCACTTTCGATGAGCCTGCAACGAGACACGTGCAAGTGGCGGAAATAGTGATCGAGAAGGCCAAAAGGCTTGTAGAGCACAAAAGAGACGTCGTAATTTTGCTTGATAGTTTGACTAGGCTTGCAAGAGCTTATAATACTGTCGTTCCTTCAAGCGGAAAGATACTGTCTGGCGGGATCGATGCAGCGGCCATGCAGAAGCCGAAGAGGTTTTTCGGGGCGGCAAGAAAGATTGAAGAAGCAGGAAGCTTAACGATTATAGCCACAGCCCTTATAGATACTGGCAGTAGAATGGATGAGGTGATATTTGAGGAGTTCAAAGGGACAGGAAACTGCGAAATTTACCTTGACAGAAGACTTGCGGAAAAAAGAATCTTCCCAGCCATCGATATCAACAAATCTGGAACGAGAAGGGAGGAACTTTTACTGGACCCCGATGATCTTTCGAGAATCTGGCTTCTTAGAAAGGTTTTACAGCCTATGAATCCGGTTGAGGCGATGGAATTTCTAATCGAAAAGTTAAGCGACACTGAATCGAACAGGGAGTTTTTGGACTCCATGAGTAGAGGAGGTCAAAGATGA